The sequence GTTCGTAATCTTGTTATTAAGCCCCATAGGGACTTAGCTTTAACTTTATTTACATTAAGCTGTTCAGTTAATTGGGAGAATGAAGTTTCTACCCTTCTTCTAGCTTTAAAAATTAACTGTCTAAAGGACTTTGGAAATTGAGTTTTACTTTTATTTCTTTTCATAGATATTAAGTCTATTTCTTTTTCCTGCTTTAGTTCTAAAGCTAATTTTTCTCCTATATAACCTTTATCTCCTATAATGGTTAAAGAGTTATAGCTAGAAACTAAGTCCCAAACAGCACTACGATCATCTTTACTAGCATCAGTTAAAACAAAATCTGTAATATATCCATCTAAAGTGCATAGCATATGAGCTTTAAAGCCAAGATAAGTTTCTTTTTTAGATGGACATTTACCATAGGTGGCTATGCCCCTAAAAGCTTTATGAAATACAGCTCTACCAAATTTACAAACTGGTATAGGGATGCTATCAATTATTCT comes from Proteiniborus sp. DW1 and encodes:
- a CDS encoding IS982 family transposase — translated: MPELYKYSIKEIENLKDFFLVTYVVIDDLYQEVAPEYIKFRKNAEYSILSDSEIITISIVGELLSIDSEKAWFNFCKKNLADLFPRFCDRTRFNRTRRNLHSIIDEIRKKLSSKLGYTKDPHRIIDSIPIPVCKFGRAVFHKAFRGIATYGKCPSKKETYLGFKAHMLCTLDGYITDFVLTDASKDDRSAVWDLVSSYNSLTIIGDKGYIGEKLALELKQEKEIDLISMKRNKSKTQFPKSFRQLIFKARRRVETSFSQLTEQLNVNKVKAKSLWGLITRLRTKILGHNICYFINKCLNKDISLANIKELIFG